The following proteins come from a genomic window of Maribacter sp. HTCC2170:
- a CDS encoding NADPH:quinone oxidoreductase family protein has translation MKAIRCKKYGPPSSLILEEMASLEPGAKEVVVSVKACGINFPDTLIIQGLYQLKPELPFTPGSDIAGIVKEVGEGVNHLTVGDEVFGFVAYGAFAEEVIVPSNACFPKPKKMDYPVAASFMMAYGTSYHALKDRAKLKEGETLLVLGAAGGVGLAAVELGKLMGAEVIAAASTDEKLELCSEYGADETINYSKQDLKATIKELTGGKGVDVIYDPVGGIYTEKAFRAIAWNGRFLVVGFAAGTIPKMPLNLPLLKGASIVGVFWGGFAIGNPKANMQNTKALMQLYEEGKIKPHIHRIYKLADAPKALEEMMNRKVRGKLVVQME, from the coding sequence ATGAAGGCTATACGATGCAAAAAATATGGTCCGCCGTCATCTTTGATACTGGAAGAAATGGCAAGTTTAGAGCCTGGGGCCAAAGAGGTTGTAGTAAGTGTTAAAGCTTGCGGAATAAATTTTCCCGATACTTTGATCATCCAGGGATTATATCAACTTAAACCAGAATTACCATTTACTCCAGGTAGCGATATTGCGGGAATCGTAAAAGAAGTTGGGGAAGGGGTAAATCACCTTACCGTCGGGGATGAAGTTTTCGGATTTGTGGCCTATGGAGCGTTTGCTGAAGAGGTTATTGTGCCTTCCAATGCTTGTTTTCCTAAGCCCAAAAAAATGGATTATCCAGTGGCGGCATCGTTTATGATGGCATACGGTACTTCTTATCATGCCCTGAAAGATCGTGCTAAGTTAAAAGAGGGTGAAACATTATTGGTATTAGGCGCTGCTGGTGGCGTTGGTCTTGCGGCAGTTGAGTTGGGCAAGTTGATGGGAGCTGAAGTAATTGCGGCCGCTTCAACAGATGAAAAATTGGAACTGTGTAGTGAATATGGTGCTGATGAGACTATCAATTACAGTAAACAGGATTTGAAGGCCACTATAAAGGAACTCACTGGGGGCAAGGGGGTCGATGTAATTTATGACCCTGTTGGTGGGATATACACTGAAAAGGCTTTTAGGGCTATCGCTTGGAATGGAAGATTCCTAGTTGTTGGTTTTGCGGCAGGAACTATCCCCAAGATGCCTCTAAACCTTCCTTTGCTAAAAGGGGCTTCTATTGTTGGGGTGTTCTGGGGCGGTTTTGCTATTGGTAATCCAAAGGCGAATATGCAGAATACCAAGGCTTTGATGCAGCTTTATGAAGAAGGAAAAATAAAACCCCATATCCATAGAATTTATAAACTTGCCGATGCACCAAAAGCCCTTGAAGAGATGATGAATCGTAAAGTACGGGGTAAGCTTGTAGTTCAAATGGAATAA
- a CDS encoding NADP-dependent oxidoreductase — MNKQLLFVKRPQGQADASTWSLETNPIPEINEGEILVKQHFISLDPAMRGWMNEGKSYIEPMAIGSVMRAGSVGEVVAAKNHPKFKVGDYVSGFGGVQQYAVSDGNGLYSVDPKLAPLPTYIGTLGMPGMTAYFGILEVGKIKEGDTVVVSGAAGAVGSIVGQIAKIKGCTVIGIAGGADKCKYIVEELGFDGAIDYKNEDVNSRLKEECPKGLDVYFDNVGGEILDCALARLRMNARIVICGAISQYNNKTAIKGPSNYLSLLVNRATMQGMVVFDWANRYGEAAMAMGTWLAEGKLKSREAIFNGIENFPQTYNRLFSGDKLGKLVLKVIEDQ; from the coding sequence ATGAATAAACAATTACTATTTGTAAAAAGACCGCAGGGCCAGGCTGATGCTTCAACCTGGTCATTGGAAACCAATCCTATTCCCGAAATAAACGAGGGTGAGATTTTGGTGAAGCAACATTTTATTTCATTAGACCCTGCCATGCGTGGCTGGATGAATGAAGGTAAATCCTATATTGAACCCATGGCTATAGGTTCGGTCATGCGGGCCGGGTCTGTAGGGGAAGTTGTAGCGGCAAAAAATCACCCAAAATTTAAAGTGGGTGATTATGTCTCTGGCTTTGGTGGCGTTCAGCAATATGCAGTATCAGATGGTAATGGTCTATATTCTGTTGATCCCAAGTTAGCACCCCTTCCCACATATATCGGTACCTTGGGAATGCCTGGGATGACCGCCTATTTTGGTATTCTGGAAGTTGGTAAAATCAAAGAAGGAGATACTGTAGTTGTTTCTGGAGCAGCAGGAGCCGTAGGGAGCATAGTGGGGCAAATTGCTAAAATCAAAGGATGTACCGTTATCGGAATTGCCGGTGGTGCGGATAAATGCAAATATATTGTGGAAGAATTGGGCTTTGATGGAGCCATTGACTACAAAAACGAAGATGTAAATAGTAGATTGAAAGAAGAATGTCCTAAAGGTTTAGACGTTTATTTCGATAATGTGGGTGGTGAGATTCTTGACTGTGCACTTGCCAGATTGCGAATGAATGCTAGGATTGTTATCTGTGGAGCCATTTCACAGTACAATAATAAGACGGCAATAAAAGGGCCTAGCAATTATCTTTCCTTATTGGTCAACCGTGCAACAATGCAAGGTATGGTCGTATTCGATTGGGCAAATAGATATGGCGAAGCCGCCATGGCCATGGGTACCTGGCTTGCGGAAGGAAAATTGAAAAGTCGTGAGGCAATATTTAATGGGATAGAAAATTTTCCGCAAACCTACAACAGACTTTTTTCTGGGGATAAACTAGGTAAATTAGTATTAAAGGTAATAGAAGATCAATAA
- a CDS encoding enoyl-CoA hydratase/isomerase family protein, which produces MNTLKLIKKEDYSIVQMNRGKVNAINHEMVKELRQTFQEFKNDPEVKGVILTGQPHYFSAGLDLIELIQYNEHQINDFFGDFGTLFQELAQFPKPLISAITGHSPAGGCVLAVTCDNRYMAKGDQYVIGLNEVAVNIQISQNLTEAYAFWMGEGLANRYILEGKLLSGKEAVSAGLVDDLVPLEQVLGHAELKMQQYMKADQEIWVNTKKKLRKHWLAKLDQDPNTSLKEAATLWWKPEIRTKMEAYVESFSNKKKT; this is translated from the coding sequence ATGAATACACTCAAACTCATAAAAAAAGAAGATTATAGTATTGTTCAAATGAATCGTGGAAAGGTGAACGCCATTAATCATGAAATGGTAAAAGAACTTAGACAAACGTTCCAAGAATTTAAGAATGATCCGGAAGTCAAAGGTGTAATCCTTACGGGGCAGCCACATTATTTTTCTGCCGGTTTGGATCTAATCGAACTAATTCAGTATAATGAACATCAAATCAATGATTTCTTTGGAGACTTCGGAACACTTTTTCAGGAACTCGCACAGTTCCCAAAACCTCTTATTTCAGCAATTACCGGTCATTCCCCGGCAGGAGGTTGCGTTCTAGCCGTAACATGTGATAATCGCTATATGGCAAAAGGGGATCAATATGTAATTGGGCTCAATGAGGTTGCTGTAAACATTCAAATTTCCCAAAACTTGACTGAAGCTTATGCTTTTTGGATGGGGGAAGGTTTGGCAAATCGCTATATCTTGGAAGGTAAATTGCTCTCAGGAAAGGAAGCTGTATCCGCTGGTTTGGTTGATGATTTGGTTCCTTTAGAACAAGTACTTGGCCATGCAGAACTTAAAATGCAGCAGTATATGAAGGCGGATCAAGAAATATGGGTCAATACTAAAAAGAAACTTAGAAAACATTGGCTTGCCAAGCTTGACCAGGACCCGAATACGTCGCTTAAGGAAGCAGCAACTTTGTGGTGGAAACCCGAAATTAGAACGAAGATGGAGGCTTATGTAGAAAGCTTTTCCAATAAAAAGAAAACATAA
- a CDS encoding SDR family NAD(P)-dependent oxidoreductase, with protein MELENKVVVITGAGSGIGAATASLFAAQGAKVIVADLNMERAQDVVGRIKKAGGTSLAFKTNVTKFDEIEVLISKTIKEYSRLDVMVNNAGIGGENQKKTADHTHEDWHNVIAVNQTGVFYCMQVALRQMMKQGYGNIVNVASLAGLKPSGYNLSYSASKYAVVGMTKSAALEYGRKNIRINAVCPGYTNSALLKKLLSSKPNMGDRLKRLIPMGRFGEAAEIAEAIVWLASDNSKYVTGQTITLDGGTSLH; from the coding sequence ATGGAATTGGAAAACAAAGTGGTAGTCATAACAGGTGCGGGCAGTGGAATTGGAGCAGCAACGGCTTCGTTGTTCGCAGCACAAGGGGCAAAAGTCATAGTAGCGGACCTTAATATGGAAAGAGCCCAGGATGTGGTTGGCAGGATCAAAAAAGCCGGCGGTACCTCATTGGCCTTTAAAACCAATGTTACAAAGTTTGATGAAATCGAAGTCTTGATATCCAAAACCATAAAAGAATATAGCCGATTGGATGTTATGGTAAATAATGCAGGCATTGGGGGTGAAAATCAAAAAAAGACAGCCGACCATACTCATGAAGATTGGCACAATGTCATTGCTGTGAATCAAACGGGGGTGTTTTATTGCATGCAAGTGGCTTTACGACAAATGATGAAGCAAGGCTATGGCAACATAGTGAATGTGGCCTCCCTGGCTGGTCTAAAACCATCAGGATACAACCTTTCTTACAGTGCTAGTAAATACGCAGTTGTAGGCATGACCAAATCGGCTGCCCTAGAATATGGACGTAAAAATATAAGGATCAATGCGGTATGCCCAGGATATACCAATTCCGCACTTCTGAAAAAATTATTGAGCTCGAAACCGAATATGGGAGATAGGCTAAAACGACTCATTCCTATGGGCAGGTTCGGAGAGGCGGCAGAGATTGCAGAGGCCATTGTTTGGCTAGCTTCTGACAATTCTAAATATGTTACTGGCCAAACCATTACCCTAGACGGAGGAACTTCTTTGCATTAA
- a CDS encoding phosphotransferase family protein, with the protein MSEKELTKTVRKGEELQEENLKRFLVQQKLINTENSQLIVSQFYNGYSNLTYLLKIEEKEYVLRRPPFSAPKRGHDMGREFRVLHNLHKIFNKTPKAYVHSNDVEILGAPFYIMSKVEGIILTANEAHERKITPTDFKTIADTWLDTFVELHQVDYRAAGLESLGRPEGYVERQVTNWGKQYLAAATEKVDSAHKVMKWMLDQQPKQYDFSLIHNDYKYDNIVFSDDKWKKVEAILDWEMCTLGDPLMDLGTSLAYWTTSKDADFIKHGLPSPTVMEGNPSRSEIVQQYALKSGRDIDHLTFYFAYGLFKIAVIAQQIYYRFKHGHTTDPRFAQLNKVSALCCDTAWQAIQKKRIDNLY; encoded by the coding sequence ATGTCTGAAAAAGAATTGACCAAAACAGTTCGTAAAGGGGAAGAACTTCAAGAAGAAAACTTGAAGCGGTTTTTGGTACAACAAAAATTGATCAATACGGAAAATAGTCAATTGATTGTAAGTCAGTTCTATAATGGGTATTCCAATCTAACCTATTTACTAAAAATAGAAGAAAAGGAATATGTACTACGTCGCCCGCCTTTTTCGGCCCCAAAAAGGGGACATGATATGGGCAGGGAATTTAGAGTACTACATAATTTACATAAGATTTTCAACAAAACACCAAAGGCCTATGTGCATTCAAATGATGTGGAAATACTGGGCGCGCCTTTTTATATAATGAGCAAAGTAGAGGGAATCATTTTAACGGCTAACGAGGCTCATGAACGCAAGATAACTCCCACTGATTTTAAAACCATAGCGGATACTTGGTTAGATACCTTTGTAGAACTACACCAAGTGGACTATAGAGCAGCCGGACTTGAATCTTTGGGCAGACCTGAAGGTTATGTCGAAAGGCAAGTGACGAACTGGGGAAAACAATATCTTGCAGCGGCAACGGAAAAGGTTGATTCTGCACACAAGGTCATGAAGTGGATGCTGGACCAGCAACCCAAACAATATGATTTTAGCCTGATCCACAATGATTATAAATATGACAATATTGTTTTTTCCGATGATAAATGGAAGAAAGTAGAAGCTATATTAGACTGGGAAATGTGCACTTTAGGAGACCCATTAATGGACCTAGGAACTTCTTTGGCATATTGGACAACCTCAAAAGACGCTGATTTTATAAAACACGGTCTACCTTCCCCAACGGTTATGGAAGGCAACCCTTCCCGCTCAGAAATAGTGCAACAGTACGCACTAAAAAGCGGTAGAGATATAGACCATTTGACCTTCTATTTTGCCTACGGACTTTTTAAGATTGCTGTGATTGCACAACAAATTTATTATCGTTTTAAACATGGGCATACCACCGACCCTCGCTTTGCCCAGTTGAACAAAGTCTCGGCCTTATGTTGTGATACGGCTTGGCAAGCGATTCAGAAAAAACGAATTGACAATCTATACTAA
- a CDS encoding acyl-CoA dehydrogenase family protein has product MNFEYSEKSIALQEKLKLFIANNIHPFQEEVKAFHYNPVNAWKKWPGLDTLKEKAKKEGLWNLFLPKNYGDLSPGLTNLEYAPLAEIMGRILWSSEVFNCSPPDTGNMEVLAKYGNQKQKDEWLNPLMNGVIRSAFLMTEPDVASSDATNIETAIVADGDDYVITGKKWWSSGAMDPNCKIAIVMGKTDFEAPRHLQQSMILVPMDTPGLTIVRPLSVFGYNDSPEGHAEIILDKVRVPKANLILEEGKGFEIAQGRLGPGRIHHCMRLIGMAQKSMELMSQRASERSPFGRTLDTYSSIRQEIAQSRCEIEQTRLLVLSAADKMDKVGNKEAKDLIAMIKIVAPNMALNVIDRAIQIMGGKGVCSDTPLAHFYASARTLRLADGPDEVHMSQLGKNTIKKYSNT; this is encoded by the coding sequence ATGAATTTTGAATACAGCGAAAAATCCATTGCCTTGCAGGAAAAGCTAAAGCTTTTTATAGCAAATAACATACATCCTTTTCAGGAGGAGGTCAAGGCATTCCACTACAACCCGGTAAATGCATGGAAAAAATGGCCAGGCCTTGATACATTAAAAGAAAAGGCAAAAAAAGAAGGGCTATGGAATTTATTTTTACCCAAAAACTATGGTGACTTGAGCCCAGGACTTACCAATCTCGAATATGCGCCATTGGCAGAAATTATGGGTCGAATTCTTTGGTCTTCGGAAGTATTTAACTGCAGTCCACCAGATACTGGAAATATGGAAGTATTGGCCAAATATGGTAATCAAAAACAAAAGGATGAATGGCTAAACCCTTTGATGAACGGAGTAATCAGATCCGCATTTTTGATGACTGAACCTGATGTGGCTTCCTCTGATGCTACCAATATTGAAACGGCCATTGTTGCTGATGGAGATGATTATGTGATTACCGGAAAAAAATGGTGGTCCTCAGGGGCGATGGATCCCAATTGTAAGATTGCTATAGTCATGGGGAAGACCGATTTTGAGGCACCAAGGCATCTTCAGCAAAGTATGATATTAGTTCCCATGGATACTCCAGGATTAACGATTGTACGTCCATTAAGTGTTTTCGGATACAACGACTCCCCAGAGGGACATGCAGAAATAATCTTGGATAAAGTTCGCGTGCCCAAAGCAAATCTCATATTGGAAGAAGGGAAAGGATTTGAGATTGCCCAAGGGCGATTGGGGCCTGGACGAATACATCATTGTATGCGTTTGATAGGGATGGCACAAAAATCTATGGAATTGATGTCACAAAGAGCTTCTGAACGAAGCCCGTTTGGTAGAACCTTGGATACCTATAGTAGTATACGCCAAGAAATTGCACAGTCGCGATGTGAGATTGAGCAAACAAGACTTTTGGTGCTGTCGGCAGCTGATAAAATGGACAAGGTTGGTAATAAGGAAGCTAAAGACCTGATTGCCATGATTAAAATTGTGGCACCCAATATGGCTTTGAATGTGATTGATAGAGCCATTCAAATCATGGGAGGTAAAGGGGTTTGCAGTGATACACCTCTTGCACATTTTTATGCTTCAGCAAGAACCTTGCGATTGGCAGACGGACCAGATGAAGTACACATGAGTCAACTAGGAAAAAACACAATAAAAAAATATTCGAATACATAA
- a CDS encoding glucose 1-dehydrogenase — protein MIKQKFDLTGKVAIITGSSKGIGLSIARGLAENGAKVVISSRKQDAVDTVAEEFRDAGLEAVGIACHIGDGEQRKALIEKTMDKYGRIDILVNNAAINPYYGPLEGSDEVVFDKIMEVNVKAPWLLSNLALTHMKEKGGGSIINISSVEGLRPGFGLGLYSATKSALIMLTKNQAKEWGRYGVRANVLCPGLIKTKFSQGLWADEKLVSGFTKALPLNRIAAPDEMAGMVMLLASDAGSYMTGGVYVADGGYMISG, from the coding sequence ATGATAAAACAAAAATTCGACCTCACCGGAAAAGTGGCCATCATAACTGGTTCCAGTAAAGGAATAGGCTTATCAATTGCCAGAGGATTAGCAGAGAATGGAGCTAAAGTTGTTATCAGTAGCAGAAAACAAGATGCAGTTGATACAGTTGCTGAAGAATTCAGGGATGCAGGTCTAGAGGCAGTTGGAATTGCCTGTCACATCGGAGATGGGGAACAACGTAAAGCATTGATTGAAAAGACGATGGATAAGTATGGTCGAATTGATATTTTGGTAAACAATGCGGCAATAAACCCCTATTACGGCCCCTTGGAAGGTTCTGATGAAGTGGTGTTCGATAAGATTATGGAAGTAAATGTCAAGGCACCTTGGTTGCTTTCAAATTTGGCCCTCACGCACATGAAAGAAAAAGGGGGTGGTAGTATTATTAATATTTCCTCAGTAGAAGGTTTACGCCCAGGATTTGGTTTAGGACTTTACAGTGCTACTAAATCCGCTTTGATCATGCTTACAAAAAACCAGGCAAAAGAATGGGGTCGTTATGGGGTCCGTGCAAATGTACTATGCCCTGGTCTAATCAAGACCAAATTTAGCCAAGGCCTTTGGGCAGACGAAAAATTGGTCAGCGGGTTTACCAAAGCTTTACCATTGAATCGTATAGCAGCTCCTGATGAAATGGCGGGCATGGTTATGCTTTTGGCTTCTGATGCAGGATCTTATATGACAGGCGGGGTATATGTTGCTGATGGAGGTTATATGATTTCAGGATAA
- a CDS encoding acyl-CoA dehydrogenase codes for MANHYIDLDTLKFILYKVHDLQSVLDQDRYADYDQASVELLLNSVKDFSDRELFPFFKEMDENPAHFKNGEIVVHPQITKYMKDGGDMGFIAGSFSYENGGMQLPGMVSHASAFIQDAANNHMPGYIGLTVGAAELITHFANQELNDTYVPNMLSGQWGGTMCLTEPQAGSSLSDIVTSATLDGDSYKIHGQKIFISGGDYQGAENIVHLVLARIKGAPAGTKGISLFVVPKKRPIDDDLIPNDVTTVADFQKMGQKGYCTTHLFFGDKNDCQGWLVGEANKGLKYMFLMMNGARIGVGRGAAAIATAAYHASLNYANERPQGRQLTRTGKKDVNQEQTLIINHPDVRRMLLLQKAVSEGSLSLVLLTAKYHDLSIASANADLREKYRLLLEIMTPVVKTYPSEMGKSAVDNGVQVLGGYGFCSDYILQQYLRDIRIFAIYEGTTGIQSQDLLGRKITMDNGKALQLLSEEIQGSIKEAMAHESLVPYAKKLGGKLALTQQVLQSLMGFAMKGDYQRFLADATPFMEFFSNILIGWLWLDTAREAQNALVNGSKEHSTDFYESKIHTMEFYFKYELPKTTGLAEILMDKQALTLNTDKKIFE; via the coding sequence TATGATCAGGCCTCAGTAGAGCTTTTGTTGAATTCTGTTAAGGATTTTTCTGACAGGGAGTTATTTCCTTTCTTCAAGGAGATGGATGAAAATCCCGCGCATTTCAAGAACGGAGAGATTGTTGTGCATCCGCAGATAACTAAATATATGAAGGATGGGGGCGATATGGGTTTTATTGCTGGGTCTTTTTCCTATGAAAATGGGGGTATGCAATTACCCGGAATGGTGTCCCATGCATCTGCTTTTATTCAGGATGCTGCCAATAACCACATGCCTGGGTATATTGGTTTGACAGTAGGTGCTGCGGAACTGATTACTCATTTTGCCAACCAAGAATTGAACGATACCTATGTGCCCAATATGCTTTCCGGGCAGTGGGGAGGCACCATGTGTTTAACCGAACCACAAGCGGGTAGTTCGTTATCTGATATTGTTACTTCTGCAACTCTTGATGGAGATTCATATAAGATTCATGGGCAAAAAATCTTCATTTCAGGAGGGGACTATCAAGGCGCCGAAAATATTGTGCATTTGGTGTTGGCCCGTATTAAAGGTGCACCAGCAGGTACGAAAGGAATATCTTTGTTTGTCGTTCCTAAAAAAAGACCGATTGATGATGATTTAATCCCGAACGATGTAACGACCGTCGCCGATTTTCAAAAGATGGGTCAGAAGGGTTATTGCACCACGCACTTGTTTTTCGGAGATAAGAATGATTGCCAAGGTTGGCTTGTAGGTGAGGCCAATAAAGGATTAAAATATATGTTCCTGATGATGAACGGGGCAAGAATCGGAGTAGGTAGAGGTGCAGCTGCGATTGCTACGGCCGCCTATCATGCTTCATTGAATTATGCGAATGAAAGACCACAAGGGCGTCAATTAACAAGAACGGGCAAGAAAGATGTAAATCAAGAACAGACCTTAATAATAAACCATCCAGATGTTCGACGAATGTTGCTGCTGCAAAAAGCAGTTTCGGAAGGTTCTTTGAGCCTGGTCTTGTTGACTGCAAAGTATCATGATCTTTCGATTGCAAGTGCAAATGCTGATTTACGTGAAAAATATAGGTTGTTGTTGGAAATAATGACTCCAGTAGTAAAAACTTATCCATCAGAAATGGGGAAATCTGCTGTTGATAATGGAGTTCAGGTTTTAGGAGGATATGGTTTCTGCTCTGATTACATCTTACAACAATATTTGAGGGACATCCGAATTTTTGCCATTTACGAAGGAACAACGGGAATCCAATCCCAAGATTTACTAGGCCGAAAAATCACCATGGATAATGGGAAGGCCTTGCAATTGTTATCCGAGGAAATTCAGGGTTCCATAAAAGAGGCGATGGCGCATGAATCCTTAGTACCCTATGCCAAAAAGTTGGGCGGGAAACTTGCATTGACGCAGCAAGTATTACAATCCCTGATGGGCTTTGCCATGAAAGGGGATTATCAGCGTTTCTTAGCAGATGCCACTCCCTTTATGGAGTTCTTTAGCAACATCCTAATAGGATGGTTGTGGTTGGATACGGCCCGTGAAGCTCAAAATGCTTTGGTAAATGGGAGTAAAGAACATAGCACTGATTTCTATGAGAGTAAAATCCATACTATGGAATTCTATTTCAAATATGAACTCCCGAAAACAACAGGCCTAGCCGAAATCTTAATGGATAAGCAAGCCTTGACCCTAAACACTGATAAAAAGATTTTTGAATAA